The Agreia sp. COWG nucleotide sequence ACGCCGAGCTGTTCGCCGCCGACCCCGATCACGGGCATCGTGAGGGTCAGAATGAACTCGTCGGTGCAGAGGTAGTCCACGTAGGGGCCCGTGACGTGGCTCGGAGCGCCCGTGGCGACGCCGCGCCACCACTCGAGCCGGGTGTAGTCGCGAAAGAACTCCGATTCGGCGTCTTCGACCACGGCGAGCTGGCGCGGGGGAAGCCGCTTCACGAGGGGGTCGCCCTGCTGCCTGACCCACCACGCGAGGTGCCAGGGCGCGTCGGTGACGAAGCCCGGCGTCGCGACGAATCCGGCGCCGATCACGAGCTGCGCCCCCGAATCGGTTCCCAGTTCAGCCTCGGCGAGGTCGCGCACGCTGTCGTCGAGCGCGGCCTTGGTGACCGGATGCGCGAGCGCCCCGAGCTTCTCCTCGAACGCGTCGCGCGCCCTGCCGAGCGATGCGAACGCCCTGTCGAAGGTCGAGGCCACGAGCTCGGCACTGTCCTCGATGCGTGACACGACCGGCGCGGGCCCGCTCGTGCCGGCAGCCGCATCCGCGCTCGCGCCCCCGGCCGCGTCGGCAGCCGCACCCGCACCCCCAGCCGCATCGGCGCCCGCCGCGCGCTCGTCGGACAGCGCGATGACGCTCGTCACGAGAACGGCGAGCTGGGCATCGACGAGGTGTCTGGCGCGCACGGCGTCGCCCTGCCTCAGCGCCTCGATGAGGGCGAGCTGCGCCCCGCGAACGTGGTCTCGCACGGTCTGGTCCCTCAGCCCGAGCCAGAGAAGGGGACCGAACTCCGACTGCAGACGCAGCTCCTCGATGACGAGCCGGGGAGACTGCGCGACGGCGGCCATCTCGACCCGGAACAGGCCCTCGCCTCGGCGGGTCGACACCTCGTCGCCGAAGTCGATCGAGGCGTTGAGCGAGAGGAGGCCGTCGAGATCGACCGGGGTCGCGCGCGTGGCCGCGGTCGAAGCCACCGACCCGCTGATGGAGCCGAGCTGCAATGCCAGGTCGTGCAGCTGCGCCCGGGAGAACTGCGCAAGCCGGTCGGCCAGCAGCTCGCGCTGGCCGGCATCGGTGGAGGTGATGAAGCTGCCCCCGTCGCGGCCTCTCGTCGTGCGCACGAGTCCCTGGCCGCGCAGCGCGTCGAGCGCCTCGCGCACCGTCGACACGGCCACCCCGAACTGCCGGGCGAGTTCTGTCTCGCGGGGCAGCCGTTCGCCATGGCCGACGAGCCCCAGCACGATGGCCTCGCGCAGGCGACGTTCGACCTGCTCACTGCGGCCCGGGCCGTCGAGGGGAGCGAAGACCGCGGAACGGGCCTCTGCGGTGAGGCCGAGCGAACGCGACATCTGACCTCCCCGGACTGAATCCGACGCTAGCACCAGCCACCCGAGCGATCGCCGTTCGCGGATGAGGAAAAACCTCGCGACACCCCGCATCCGGCCGCTGGCGCAACGGCGTGTCGCAGATTTTTCCTCATCCGTGAAAGGAAGAGCCCATCTGTGGAACGAGGACAGGGGCGTGAAGGAGTGGGGGCGAGGGGCGGGCCGTCAGCGCTTGCTGCTGCGGGTGACCGTGAACTTGGCGTTCTGGCCTACGACATCGGTGTGGCCCACGATCTTGCGCAGGGTGCTCGCGTGCGAGAGCGAACTGTTGAAGACCGTCCACAGCTCGCCGCCCGGGCGCAGCACACGGGCGGCATCGCGGAACAACCCGAGCGCCGCGTCCGCGTGCACCGCGGCTCCGACGTGGAACGGCGGGTTGCACAGAATGAGGTCGGCCGACGACGCGGGCTGCGACCGCAGGGTGTCGTCGCGCACCACGTCGACGCGGTCGCCCAGTTCGTTCAGCCGCACAGTCTCCATTGCGGACGCCACGGCCGATGCCGACTGATCGGTCGCGATCACGCGGGCGTCGGGTCGGGCTCGAGCGATCTCAACCGCGAGGATGCCCGTGCCGCAACCGAGGTCGATGGCCACCTCGGGGTGCGGCATCATGCGCGGGATGAACGTGAGCAGAAAGCGCGTTCCGATGTCGAGCTTCGTTCCCGCGAAGGCGGAGCCCTGCGCCGCGACCCACAGTCCGAGGTCCTCGTGGAACTCCCGTTGCATCGTGTCGGCCGTCGCGGAAGGCTCTGGCACGGATGCGCCGGCACCGACGAGAGGTGCCGACGCGACGAGAGGTGCCGACGCGACGAGCACGCGCGACTTCTGCCGAGCCAGGCTCACCCGCAGCGCTCCGAAGTGTGTGGCCAGCACGGCGTTCATGGTCGTCGTGAGGTGTTTGATGCGGCCGCCGGCGAAGACCACGACCGACGGGTCGGCATGTCGAGCTATGAGCGCCGCCGCCTGGTCGAGCGCGGCCAGAGAGCGGGGTAGCTGCAGAAGCACGACGCGTGCGCCTTCCACCAGCGAGGCGTCGAAGCCATGAGACTCGTAGCGGTCGGCCAGGCCGGCCCTGTCGGCATTGCGGGCGAGGGCCCGCTCCCCGGTCAGCGCGTCCTGCTGAACCCGGATGCGCGTCGCCCCGTGCAGGGCGGCCGCACCGAGCGTCAGCGCCCCGTAACGGTCGCCGAGCACCACGACCGTGCCGGCACCGGCTGCCTCGATAGCCTCGGCCGCCTCGTCGAGGATCAACCTGTCGCTGGCATCGACCGCGAACAGATTGGGTGCCTCGACATCGGGAAAACGGCGAAGGTCATCGAAAGAGAAGTCGGGCATGACTCCATCCTTCCAGTGATGCTCACCGGCTGATATTCTGACCGGCTGCGCAGCGCGGCGAAACGAGGGATGCCATGACCGACCACGCCGACGCCATCCGGGCGAATCGATCCAACTGGGACGACCGGGCCACCGCTCACGCCGCACGCAGCGGAGCCGGCTACCGGGTGCAGAGATACGTCGACGATCGCGAGACCCTCTCCGGTGTCGTGCGCTTCGACCGAACGAGGCTCGGAGACATCGCGGGCCTGTCCACCGCGCACCTGCAGTGCCACATCGGAACGGACACGCTCTCGCTCGCGCGACTCGGCGCTCGGGTCACCGGGCTGGACTTCTCCGCCGTCGCCGTAGCCGAGGCCCGCCGACTGGTGTCCGAGACCGGCGACGACGTGAGCTTCGTGCAGGCCGACGTCTACGACGCCGTCGAGGCGCTCGGCGCCGAGAGCTTCGACCTCGTCTACACCGGCATCGGCGCGCTGTGCTGGCTGCCGAGCATCGATCGGTGGGCTGCCGTGGTCGCCGGTCTTCTCGCCCCCGGCGGGCGACTTTTCATTCGCGAGGGCCACCCCATCCTCTGGTCGATGGACGACACGCTCGCCGACGAGCCGCACCTGCGCTTTTCGTACTTCGAGCGCGCCGAGCCCGTGCAGTGGGACGACGACAGCAGTTACGTGCAGATAGACACCCCCCTGGCGTCTACCAAGACCTTCGAGTGGAACCACGGGCTCGGTGAGATCGTCACGGCGCTGCTCGCAAACGGGCTGGTGCTCACGACGCTCGTCGAGCACGACAGTGTGCCCTGGGAGGCCCTGCCAGGCCAGATGCTCGAGAGGCCGGATGGCGAGTATGCCCTCGACGCCCACGCGGGCGTGGCACCCCTGAGCTACACGATTCAAGCCGTCAAACCCACCGACTGAACGGTGTCGCGTGCCGCCCGTCATGCCCCCCGAATGGCAACGAGAAAGTGACATTCAGGTAACGGCAGCACAAATCCCTGCACTCTCGCAGGCAGATCAGGATACGGTCACAAGAATGGCGACTACTGACACAGCACCACTGGCCCTCGCGCCACGGCGTTTCATCGACCGTGTAATCAGGCCGGTTCTGCCAGACGCCGAGTTGTTCATGACTCCCCGCGCGCTCCTCTGGGGATTCGTCGGCATTCACATCGTGTACCTGTTGGGACTCCTGCCCAACATCATCAACGGCACCGTCGAGGGCGATCTGCCGCTCTACCGTCGCTGGGCCATCGCCGCCGAAGGATTCTCGCAGTGGCCGGGCATCTCGTTCGAGTGGGTCTACCCCATCGGCGCCATCCTGCCCATCTCGGTCTCGAACATCGCCGGTCCGCAGTTCTACCAGCTGTTGTGGTTCGTGCTCATCGCGGTGTTGAACGCCGCCTCGATCATCGTGCTGTCGAAGAAGGGCCAGTCCCGTCGTGGCATCGTGGCCTCGTGGTGGTGGCTCGGAATCCTGACGCTGCTCAGCCCCGTCGCCCTGCTTCGCCTCGAGGGCATCACCGCTCCGATCGTGATCATCGCCCTGGTTCTGATCGCTCGCAGGCCGATCGTCGCATCCGTTCTGCTCGCCCTCGCCACCTGGATCAAGGTGTGGCCGGGCGCCATCTTCCTCGCGATCATCGCCGCCTTCCCCATGCGACGCATCGCGGTGATCACCGGAGCCGTCTTCTCCCTCGGGGTCGCGGCCATCGTGTGGGCCGCCGGCGGCCTGCAGTACCTCTTCGGCTTCGCGCAGATGCAGAGCGACCGAGGCCTTCAGCTCGAGGCGCCCGTGACCACCCCGTGGCTGTGGCTCGCCATCATGAAGCACCCGGGCAGCTACATTTTCAACAACACCGACATCGCCACCCGCGAGGTCGTCGGCCCCTACGATCACCTCGCCGTGTCGCTCATGACGCCGGTGATGGCCATCTCCGTGGTCGCCGTTCTCGGTCTCGTCGTCTGGGCCAAGCACCGGGGCGCCGACGCGTCACGCCTGCTGCTCGTCGCGGCCCTCGCGCTCACCGCTTGCGTCGTCGTGTTCAACAAGGTGGGCTCACCGCAGTACATGCTCTGGATCGCTCCGATCATCGCCGTGGGAATCACCCAGGGTTGGCGCGCCTGGCGCACCCCGGCGCTGCTGATGATCGCCATCTCGCTGCTCACCACGATGGTGTTCCCGATCTTCTACATGCCCCTCATCGACGGAAACCCCGTCGTGGCGCTGATGCTCACCGGTCGCAACATGCTCGTCGTGGTGCTGCTCGGGTGGGCCGTTCGCGAGATCATCTACCTCGGCGCCCGCGCCGCCGGTGCCGAGCCGCGCTTCGAGCGTCGGGCACGCGAGCGTGAGCAGCGGTCGGCGTTCGCCGACACCTCCAGCTCCGCCCGCTGACCTTCCCCGGTCGAGCGCACCGACCGTGCGCCGCATCGCGCGATAATCAGAGCATGACTCGTGCCCTTCTGATCATCGACATCCAGAACGACTACTTCACGGGTGGGGCGTTTCCCCTCGTCGAACC carries:
- a CDS encoding GntR family transcriptional regulator, with the protein product MSRSLGLTAEARSAVFAPLDGPGRSEQVERRLREAIVLGLVGHGERLPRETELARQFGVAVSTVREALDALRGQGLVRTTRGRDGGSFITSTDAGQRELLADRLAQFSRAQLHDLALQLGSISGSVASTAATRATPVDLDGLLSLNASIDFGDEVSTRRGEGLFRVEMAAVAQSPRLVIEELRLQSEFGPLLWLGLRDQTVRDHVRGAQLALIEALRQGDAVRARHLVDAQLAVLVTSVIALSDERAAGADAAGGAGAAADAAGGASADAAAGTSGPAPVVSRIEDSAELVASTFDRAFASLGRARDAFEEKLGALAHPVTKAALDDSVRDLAEAELGTDSGAQLVIGAGFVATPGFVTDAPWHLAWWVRQQGDPLVKRLPPRQLAVVEDAESEFFRDYTRLEWWRGVATGAPSHVTGPYVDYLCTDEFILTLTMPVIGVGGEQLGVAGVDVPVSALERRFLPDLSRLGTRLTLVNAASRVILSTDPTIAAGTLLGSDGERMVCGGLPLVLVQH
- a CDS encoding methyltransferase translates to MPDFSFDDLRRFPDVEAPNLFAVDASDRLILDEAAEAIEAAGAGTVVVLGDRYGALTLGAAALHGATRIRVQQDALTGERALARNADRAGLADRYESHGFDASLVEGARVVLLQLPRSLAALDQAAALIARHADPSVVVFAGGRIKHLTTTMNAVLATHFGALRVSLARQKSRVLVASAPLVASAPLVGAGASVPEPSATADTMQREFHEDLGLWVAAQGSAFAGTKLDIGTRFLLTFIPRMMPHPEVAIDLGCGTGILAVEIARARPDARVIATDQSASAVASAMETVRLNELGDRVDVVRDDTLRSQPASSADLILCNPPFHVGAAVHADAALGLFRDAARVLRPGGELWTVFNSSLSHASTLRKIVGHTDVVGQNAKFTVTRSSKR
- a CDS encoding bifunctional 2-polyprenyl-6-hydroxyphenol methylase/3-demethylubiquinol 3-O-methyltransferase UbiG — its product is MTDHADAIRANRSNWDDRATAHAARSGAGYRVQRYVDDRETLSGVVRFDRTRLGDIAGLSTAHLQCHIGTDTLSLARLGARVTGLDFSAVAVAEARRLVSETGDDVSFVQADVYDAVEALGAESFDLVYTGIGALCWLPSIDRWAAVVAGLLAPGGRLFIREGHPILWSMDDTLADEPHLRFSYFERAEPVQWDDDSSYVQIDTPLASTKTFEWNHGLGEIVTALLANGLVLTTLVEHDSVPWEALPGQMLERPDGEYALDAHAGVAPLSYTIQAVKPTD
- a CDS encoding DUF2029 domain-containing protein, with the translated sequence MATTDTAPLALAPRRFIDRVIRPVLPDAELFMTPRALLWGFVGIHIVYLLGLLPNIINGTVEGDLPLYRRWAIAAEGFSQWPGISFEWVYPIGAILPISVSNIAGPQFYQLLWFVLIAVLNAASIIVLSKKGQSRRGIVASWWWLGILTLLSPVALLRLEGITAPIVIIALVLIARRPIVASVLLALATWIKVWPGAIFLAIIAAFPMRRIAVITGAVFSLGVAAIVWAAGGLQYLFGFAQMQSDRGLQLEAPVTTPWLWLAIMKHPGSYIFNNTDIATREVVGPYDHLAVSLMTPVMAISVVAVLGLVVWAKHRGADASRLLLVAALALTACVVVFNKVGSPQYMLWIAPIIAVGITQGWRAWRTPALLMIAISLLTTMVFPIFYMPLIDGNPVVALMLTGRNMLVVVLLGWAVREIIYLGARAAGAEPRFERRAREREQRSAFADTSSSAR